One segment of Salvia splendens isolate huo1 chromosome 20, SspV2, whole genome shotgun sequence DNA contains the following:
- the LOC121782086 gene encoding putative pentatricopeptide repeat-containing protein At1g69350, mitochondrial, with amino-acid sequence MTQYMPLFKACTSLRSLTQLHAHLIVTGLHRDVLASTKLIEAYSQTGSMQPSTLLFDSFPNPDAFMWGVMIKCNVWNGLFREAIYVYQRMLDSWVKLNHFIFPSVLRACSGMNDLRTGEKVHGRILKSGCESDPVIETSLLSVYGELGCLSSARKVFDEMPIRDSVSWSSIMSNHVRNGEASEGLGIFREMVSEGVEIDSVTMLSVVEACGELGLWRFGKSCHSFVVRRDIGSDREALWSSLVSMYGKFGDLYSADRLFFCSEFHRGVIQWTALMSCYNQNGYYLEALWTFVQMLQSGVDGNHVSFMNAVCSCSRLGWLREGKSVHGYVLRNNIELDRDFLRSSVIDLYASCGNLAYACRVFDTARYKHLVLWNILISGFVREHKAEKALSLFVGMLVQGILPDSFSLSPALSACGMIELSEMGCQIHCLIIKSYLPDEFVENALIDMYSKCGFINSAFKIFCDVQQESVVAWNSMMCGFSQNGCSNEALTLFDEMYATYHDMDEVTFLSAVQACSNLGYIDKGRWIHHKLITFGVDKDMYVDTALVNMYARCGDLHMARRVFDSMTEWSVVSWSSMIGGYAMHGHVDDSILLVNRMVELGIKPNEITFMNILSACSHAGYVEKGKFYFNSMVRDFGITPSSEHYGVLVDLLSRGGDLSGAYEVIRSMPFPADASIWGALVNGCRIHRRMDFLDSIKEDVLEMDSDDSGFYTLLSNVCQEEGKWDDSSMVKAKMRNLAVKKVHGYSMIEIDPRLYST; translated from the coding sequence ATGACTCAGTACATGCCCCTTTTCAAGGCTTGCACCAGCTTAAGATCACTCACACAATTGCACGCACATCTAATCGTGACGGGTCTCCACAGGGATGTTCTCGCGTCGACTAAACTCATTGAGGCATATTCACAAACAGGTTCGATGCAGCCTTCAACGCTGCTATTCGACTCCTTCCCTAACCCGGATGCGTTCATGTGGGGAGTTATGATCAAATGCAATGTGTGGAACGGTTTATTTCGAGAAGCTATTTATGTCTATCAGCGTATGCTGGATagttgggtgaagctgaaccaCTTCATTTTCCCTTCCGTTTTGAGGGCTTGCTCGGGTATGAATGATTTGAGAACGGGGGAGAAGGTCCATGGAAGGATCTTGAAATCAGGGTGTGAGTCTGATCCTGTGATTGAGACCTCACTATTGAGTGTTTACGGTGAATTGGGGTGTTTGTCCAGTGCAAGGaaggtgtttgatgaaatgccgaTTAGAGATTCGGTGTCGTGGAGCTCGATTATGTCTAACCACGTACGTAATGGGGAGGCAAGTGAGGGACTGGGGATTTTTAGGGAGATGGTGAGTGAGGGCGTGGAGATTGATTCTGTGACCATGCTAAGTGTAGTTGAGGCTTGTGGTGAGTTGGGATTATGGAGATTCGGTAAATCATGTCATAGTTTTGTGGTGAGAAGGGATATAGGAAGTGATCGTGAAGCATTGTGGAGCTCCCTGGTTTCAATGTATGGGAAATTCGGGGACTTATATAGCGCTGACAGGTTGTTCTTTTGCAGTGAATTTCATCGAGGTGTTATTCAGTGGACGGCTCTGATGTCGTGCTACAATCAGAACGGATACTATTTGGAAGCATTGTGGACTTTTGTTCAAATGTTGCAGTCTGGAGTGGACGGTAACCATGTTTCTTTCATGAATGCCGTGTGTTCTTGTTCTCGACTAGGATGGCTTAGAGAAGGGAAATCAGTTCATGGATATGTTTTGAGGAATAATATTGAGCTTGATAGAGATTTTCTTAGGTCCTCAGTGATTGATCTGTATGCTAGCTGTGGCAACTTAGCTTATGCTTGTCGGGTCTTTGATACTGCTCGATATAAGCATTTGGTCTTGTGGAATATTCTCATATCAGGTTTTGTCAGGGAGCACAAGGCAGAGAAGGCTCTATCACTTTTTGTTGGAATGTTGGTTCAAGGAATATTACCAGATTCGTTTTCCTTGTCCCCTGCTCTGTCGGCTTGTGGAATGATCGAGCTCTCAGAAATGGGATGTCAGATTCATTGTCTTATCATCAAGAGTTACCTCCCAGATGAGTTTGTTGAGAATGCCTTGATTGACATGTATTCCAAATGTGGGTTCATAAACTCCGCATTTAAAATATTCTGCGACGTTCAACAAGAAAGTGTTGTAGCTTGGAATTCTATGATGTGTGGGTTCTCTCAAAATGGTTGCTCTAATGAGGCTCTAACTCTCTTTGATGAAATGTATGCAACGTATCATGACATGGATGAAGTGACCTTTTTGAGCGCGGTTCAAGCTTGCTCGAATCTTGGTTACATTGATAAGGGGAGATGGATTCATCATAAGCTCATTACTTTTGGTGTTGATAAAGATATGTATGTTGATACGGCATTGGTGAACATGTATGCTCGCTGTGGAGACCTTCATATGGCTCGGAGAGTTTTTGATAGCATGACTGAGTGGAGTGTTGTGTCTTGGAGTTCCATGATCGGGGGTTATGCAATGCACGGCCATGTTGATGATTCGATACTGTTGGTTAATAGAATGGTGGAATTGGGAATAAAACCAAATGAAATCACTTTTATGAATATTCTCTCAGCTTGCAGTCACGCTGGATATGTCGAAAAGGGGAAGTTTTACTTTAACTCAATGGTTAGGGATTTTGGAATCACGCCTAGTTCTGAGCATTACGGTGTTTTGGTTGATCTGCTGAGTCGAGGTGGCGATCTTAGTGGAGCGTATGAGGTCATTCGCTCCATGCCCTTCCCTGCAGATGCTAGCATTTGGGGTGCGTTGGTGAACGGGTGTAGGATCCATCGACGGATGGATTTTCTGGATAGCATTAAAGAAGACGTTTTGGAGATGGATTCGGATGATTCGGGGTTTTACACACTGTTGTCTAATGTATGTCAAGAAGAGGGTAAATGGGATGATAGCTCAATGGTGAAGGCAAAAATGAGAAATCTAGCTGTTAAAAAGGTCCATGGCTATAGCATGATTGAGATTGATCCTCGCTTGTACAGTACTTGA